In one Babylonia areolata isolate BAREFJ2019XMU chromosome 14, ASM4173473v1, whole genome shotgun sequence genomic region, the following are encoded:
- the LOC143289522 gene encoding uncharacterized protein LOC143289522, which yields MEWTAVSCVVFAIFLSIKAEPVVSSAQEDKSLSPDPAALYNSAEPDNQPLRDFAEQKNTLVKERVNEMYSDLEERFENGDSHLKKLIEEGLEHVKEQRKDGDERLKEELDEDVEWLKERQDKRRRQTEDELAEGEKGLIELKEAFGKLEDNVKQWTQLNQAMTEDLKQQMSDFQAKLNGTSQQMSDFQSELNGNKQQMSDFQSELNGNKQQMSDFQSKLNGNRQQMSDFQSELNGNKQQMSDFQSKLNGISQRTTLSCEVPVISPYERTEHSTPVLGSYNYNSNRVLKILI from the exons ATGGAGTGGactgctgtgtcctgtgttgtgtttgcCATCTTCCTCAGCATCAAAGCAGAGCCAGTGGTCAGTTCAGCACAAGAAGACAAATCCCTGTCTCCTGATCCTGCTGCCCTCTACAATAGTGCTGAACCAGACAATCAGCCGCTTCGTGATTTCGCAGAGCAGAAGAATACTCTTGTCAAGGAAAGAGTGAATGAAATGTATAGTGACTTGGAGGAACGGTTCGAAAACGGAGATTCCCACTTAAAGAAGCTGATTGAAGAGGGTTTGGAACATGTGAAGGAACAACGAAAGGACGGGGATGAGAGACTGAAGGAAGAGCTGGATGAAGACGTAGAAtggctgaaagagagacaggacaaaagaCGACGTCAGACAGAGGACGAGCtggcagaaggagagaaagggttaATAGAGCTGAAAGAAGCCTTTGGGAAACTGGAAGACAACGTCAAGCAGTGGACACAACT GAACCAAGCAATGACGGAAGACctgaagcagcagatgtctgACTTCCAAGCAAAACTGAACGGCACCAGCCAGCAGATGTCAGACTTCCAGTCAGAACTGAACGGCAACAAGCAGCAGATGTCAGACTTCCAGTCAGAACTGAACGGCAACAAGCAGCAGATGTCAGACTTCCAGTCAAAACTGAACGGCAACAGGCAGCAGATGTCGGACTTCCAGTCAGAACTGAACGGCAACAAACAGCAGATGTCAGACTTCCAGTCAAAACTGAACGGTATCAGCCAACGGACGACTCTCAGCTGTGAGGTCCCAGTCATCTCCCCATACGAGCGAACAGAACACTCGACTCCGGTCCTCGGGAGTTATAATTATAATAGCAATCGCGTTTTGAAGATTCTCATTTGA